In a genomic window of Xylophilus rhododendri:
- a CDS encoding ABC transporter substrate-binding protein, with amino-acid sequence MHTPRRLVLASAYAAVAVTVSLASIPAFAQNVVKIGEINSYKAQAAFLEPYKKGMELAVEEVNAAGGVNGKKLEVITRDDNANPGDAVRIAEELIAREHIDVLMGSFLSNTGLALTDFAKQKKFFYLAAEPLTDKIVWQNGNKYTYRLRPSTYMQVAMLVPEAAKLKKKRWAIVYPNYEYGQSSAATFKKLLKEVQPDVEFVAEQAPPLGKVDAGSVVQALADARPDAIFNALFAADLAKFVREGNTRGLFEKTSVVSVLTGEPEYMDPLKDEAPNGWIVTGYPWATIATPEHKAFLAAYQARYKDYPRLGSVVGYSAVKSIAAGIRKAGSTDTEKLAAAFKGLPVDTPFGKITYRAQDNQSTMGAFVGKTKNEGGKGVMVDYSYLDGAKFQPSDAEVKQLRPAD; translated from the coding sequence ATGCACACGCCGCGCCGCCTGGTTCTCGCATCGGCTTATGCCGCAGTCGCCGTCACCGTTTCCCTGGCCTCGATTCCCGCCTTCGCCCAGAACGTGGTGAAGATCGGCGAGATCAACAGCTACAAGGCGCAGGCCGCTTTCCTGGAGCCCTACAAGAAGGGCATGGAGCTGGCGGTGGAAGAGGTCAATGCGGCCGGCGGCGTCAACGGCAAAAAGCTCGAAGTCATCACCCGCGACGACAACGCCAACCCGGGCGACGCGGTGCGTATCGCCGAGGAACTCATCGCGCGTGAACACATCGATGTGCTGATGGGCTCCTTCCTGTCCAACACCGGCCTGGCGCTGACCGACTTCGCCAAGCAGAAGAAATTCTTCTACCTGGCCGCCGAGCCGCTGACCGACAAGATCGTCTGGCAGAACGGCAACAAGTACACCTACCGCCTGCGGCCCTCCACCTACATGCAGGTGGCCATGCTGGTGCCGGAAGCCGCCAAGCTGAAGAAGAAGCGCTGGGCCATCGTCTATCCCAACTACGAGTACGGCCAGTCCTCGGCCGCCACCTTCAAGAAGCTGCTGAAGGAAGTGCAGCCCGATGTGGAATTCGTCGCCGAGCAGGCGCCGCCGCTGGGCAAGGTCGATGCCGGCAGCGTGGTGCAGGCCCTGGCCGATGCCAGGCCCGATGCGATCTTCAACGCGCTCTTCGCCGCCGACCTGGCCAAGTTCGTGCGCGAGGGCAATACCCGCGGCCTGTTCGAGAAGACCAGCGTGGTCAGCGTGCTGACCGGCGAGCCCGAATACATGGACCCGCTCAAGGACGAGGCGCCCAACGGCTGGATCGTCACCGGCTATCCCTGGGCCACCATCGCCACGCCGGAGCACAAGGCCTTCCTGGCGGCCTACCAGGCCCGCTACAAGGACTATCCGCGCCTGGGTTCGGTGGTGGGCTACTCGGCGGTCAAGTCGATCGCCGCGGGCATCAGGAAGGCCGGCAGCACCGATACCGAGAAGCTCGCCGCCGCCTTCAAGGGCCTGCCGGTGGACACGCCCTTCGGCAAGATCACCTACCGTGCGCAGGACAACCAGTCCACCATGGGCGCCTTTGTCGGCAAGACGAAGAACGAGGGCGGCAAGGGCGTGATGGTGGACTACAGCTACCTCGACGGCGCGAAGTTCCAGCCCTCGGACGCCGAGGTCAAGCAGCTGCGCCCGGCAGACTGA
- a CDS encoding ABC transporter permease, whose translation MDVSGFVVQLLNGLAGASSQFLVAAGLSLIFGVTRIVNFAHGSFFMLGVYAAYSLSGALTSAIGPAGFWIALPLAALVVAAVGAAIEMLLLRRIYKAPELFQLLATFALVLVIKDAALWVWGAEELLGPRAPGLKGSVLILGRQFPSYDLFLVAVGPVVLGLLWLLLTRTRWGTLVRAATQDREMVSALGVNQAWLFTAVFALGALLGGLGGALQLPREPANLEMDLTAIGAAFVVVVVGGMGSIPGAYVAALLIAEVKAVCIWLGVVEVFGISISFSKATLVVEFLVMAAVLVWRPWGLFGRPQAVARQQGLPEQPLRRSSRAYAVAIAVLVLVLALLPWLAAGAPYVTVLAIDLLIAALFAASLHFIMGPGGMHSFGHAAYFGLGAYGAALLVRSAGLPMEVALIAAPLVAAVGALIFGWFAVRLSGVYLAMLTLAFAQIAWAVVYQWDDFTGGSNGLTGVWPAQWLSGRAAYYGLTLVLAGAGILWLRRVLFSPFGYALRAGRDSALRADAIGIDVKRLQWLAFVIAGAVAGLAGALFAFSKGSISPETLSVGRSVDGLVMVLLGGIQTLAGPVVGAVTFNWLHDTVARNTDYWRAMLGGIILLLVLLFPQGIAGYARQLFEWRGGRP comes from the coding sequence ATGGACGTTTCGGGCTTCGTCGTCCAGCTGCTCAACGGGCTGGCCGGCGCTTCGTCGCAGTTCCTGGTGGCGGCCGGGCTGTCGCTGATCTTCGGCGTGACCCGCATCGTCAACTTCGCGCACGGGTCCTTCTTCATGCTGGGGGTGTATGCGGCCTACTCCCTGTCCGGGGCGCTGACCTCGGCCATCGGCCCGGCGGGCTTCTGGATCGCGCTGCCGCTGGCGGCGCTGGTGGTGGCCGCCGTCGGCGCGGCCATCGAGATGCTGCTGCTGCGCCGCATCTACAAGGCGCCGGAGCTGTTCCAGCTGCTGGCCACCTTCGCGCTGGTGCTGGTGATCAAGGATGCGGCGCTGTGGGTGTGGGGCGCCGAGGAGCTGCTCGGGCCGCGTGCGCCGGGCCTCAAGGGCTCGGTGCTGATCCTGGGGCGGCAGTTCCCCTCGTACGACCTGTTCCTGGTGGCCGTCGGGCCGGTGGTGCTGGGCCTGCTGTGGCTGCTGCTCACCCGCACCCGCTGGGGCACGCTGGTGCGCGCGGCCACGCAGGACCGGGAGATGGTCAGTGCGCTGGGCGTGAACCAGGCCTGGTTGTTCACGGCGGTGTTCGCGCTCGGCGCGCTGCTGGGCGGCCTGGGCGGCGCGCTGCAGCTGCCGCGCGAGCCGGCCAATCTGGAGATGGACCTGACCGCCATCGGCGCCGCCTTCGTGGTGGTGGTGGTGGGCGGCATGGGTTCGATACCGGGCGCCTATGTGGCGGCGCTCTTGATCGCCGAGGTGAAGGCGGTGTGCATCTGGCTGGGGGTGGTGGAAGTCTTCGGCATCAGCATCTCGTTTTCCAAGGCCACGCTGGTGGTCGAGTTTCTGGTGATGGCCGCCGTGCTGGTCTGGCGGCCCTGGGGCCTGTTCGGCCGGCCGCAGGCGGTGGCGCGGCAGCAGGGCCTGCCGGAGCAGCCGCTGCGCCGCTCCTCGCGGGCCTATGCGGTGGCCATCGCAGTGCTGGTCCTCGTGCTGGCGCTGCTGCCCTGGCTGGCCGCGGGTGCCCCCTATGTCACGGTGCTGGCCATCGACCTGCTGATCGCCGCGCTCTTCGCCGCCAGCCTGCACTTCATCATGGGTCCGGGCGGCATGCATTCCTTCGGCCATGCGGCCTACTTCGGGCTGGGGGCCTATGGCGCGGCGCTGCTGGTGCGCTCGGCCGGGCTGCCGATGGAGGTGGCGTTGATTGCTGCGCCGCTGGTGGCGGCCGTGGGTGCGCTGATCTTCGGCTGGTTCGCGGTGCGGCTGTCGGGGGTGTACCTGGCCATGCTGACCCTGGCCTTCGCGCAGATCGCCTGGGCGGTCGTCTACCAGTGGGACGACTTCACCGGCGGCAGCAATGGCCTGACCGGCGTGTGGCCGGCCCAGTGGCTCTCGGGCCGCGCCGCCTATTACGGACTGACGCTGGTGCTGGCCGGCGCCGGCATCCTGTGGCTGCGGCGGGTGCTGTTCTCGCCCTTCGGTTATGCGCTGCGGGCGGGGCGGGATTCGGCCCTGCGCGCCGACGCCATCGGCATCGACGTGAAGCGCCTGCAGTGGCTGGCCTTTGTCATCGCGGGCGCGGTGGCGGGGCTGGCCGGCGCGCTCTTCGCCTTCTCCAAGGGCAGCATCTCGCCCGAGACCCTGAGTGTGGGCCGTTCGGTCGATGGGCTGGTGATGGTGCTGCTGGGCGGCATCCAGACCCTCGCCGGCCCGGTGGTCGGCGCCGTCACTTTCAACTGGCTGCACGACACGGTGGCGCGTAATACCGACTACTGGCGCGCCATGCTGGGCGGCATCATCCTGCTGCTGGTGCTGCTGTTTCCGCAGGGCATCGCGGGTTATGCGCGGCAGCTGTTCGAGTGGCGCGGAGGCCGGCCATGA
- a CDS encoding ABC transporter ATP-binding protein: MSALLQVTGLGKSFGGVKAVDGIDFTLARGELLALIGPNGAGKSTTFNMVNGQLRADRGSIRLEGAELVGLKPREIWRQGVGRTFQIAETFASLTVVENVQMALISHDARLFSLWRRAADHKRDEALALLEQVGMRAQAERPCSELAYGDVKRVELAMAMANSPKLLLMDEPTAGMAPKERNALMALTKELVTARGMAVLFTEHSMDVVFAYADRMIVLARGRLIAEGKPLEIRDHPKVQEVYFGSGKTFEKEIA, from the coding sequence ATGAGTGCGCTGCTGCAGGTGACGGGCCTGGGCAAGTCCTTCGGCGGGGTGAAGGCGGTCGATGGCATCGACTTCACGCTCGCCCGGGGCGAGCTGCTGGCGCTGATCGGGCCGAACGGCGCGGGCAAGTCCACCACCTTCAACATGGTCAACGGCCAGCTGCGTGCCGACCGGGGCTCCATCCGCCTGGAGGGCGCCGAACTCGTGGGCCTGAAGCCGCGTGAGATCTGGCGCCAGGGCGTGGGTCGCACCTTCCAGATCGCCGAGACCTTCGCCTCCCTCACCGTGGTGGAAAACGTGCAGATGGCCCTGATCTCGCACGACGCGCGGCTGTTCTCGCTGTGGCGCCGCGCGGCCGATCACAAGCGCGACGAAGCCCTGGCGCTGCTGGAGCAGGTCGGCATGCGGGCCCAGGCCGAACGGCCCTGCAGCGAACTGGCCTATGGCGACGTCAAACGGGTGGAACTCGCCATGGCCATGGCCAATTCACCGAAGCTGCTGCTGATGGACGAACCCACCGCCGGCATGGCGCCCAAGGAACGCAATGCCCTGATGGCGCTGACCAAGGAGCTGGTGACGGCCCGCGGCATGGCCGTGCTCTTCACCGAGCACAGCATGGACGTGGTCTTCGCCTATGCCGACCGCATGATCGTGCTGGCGCGCGGCCGGCTGATCGCCGAGGGGAAACCGCTGGAGATCCGCGACCATCCCAAGGTGCAGGAGGTCTATTTCGGCAGCGGCAAGACCTTCGAGAAGGAAATCGCCTGA
- a CDS encoding molybdopterin cofactor-binding domain-containing protein produces the protein MTLRAQTPQTRADFHRAQGVLLVVRHPPAPPLPARGQPAAVAGNPAEGVEILLAVWDDGSATALNGHVDLGTGIRTALGQIAAEELDLSLDRLHMVLGDTTRAPNQGATIASGSIQNHAQPLRLAAAQARGWLVARAAARLGVAAERLATRDGWVFVSADPARRVAYGDLVEGHTELLLDPATPLKAAADYRLVGTPQPRVDIPAKATGELVFVHDMRLPGMLHGRVVRPPYAGADHGDFIGNTLEAVDESSIAHIPGIRAVVVIRDFVGIVAEREEQAEQAMGELRVRWKSWPGLPDLSDIAHALRTNSATHRPLVEEGDVDGALQGMATPMPRTYVWPYQLHASIGPSCAVADWADGRLKVWAGTQNPHVLRADLARLTGLADIDIDLVRMEAAGCYGRNCADDVAADAALLARAVGAPVRVQLSREQEHLWEPKGAAQLMEIRGGLDADGSVAAYDFCSSYPSNGAPTLALLLTRSIEPLAQAYEMGDRTARPPYAYRNLRVGVNDMPLIVRASWLRGVSALPSSFAHESYIDELATAAGADPVEFRLRHLPDARAAELVAATAAKAGWLAHTAPRQQPAEGEWLRGQGFAYARYNHSKWPGFGAAWAAWVADVEVNRRTGEVHVRRVVVGHDAGLLVNPAGVDHQIHGNVLQTMSRSLKERVDFAPGGSAAPGVPLNREWGSYPILNFREVPVIEVLHMPRPGEAPLGVGESSSVPGTAAIANAIFDATGLRFRAPPFTPETVRAALAQQPLFGDAAAPEEPAGPPVRTLPVDAPWPRRRSLWAGIGALAAGAFGLGAGLLGMPPAIAPVALPAGGWSAVYSPATVKRGRQLAAAGDCAVCHTVPGGVANTGGRAMETPFGRIYTTNLTPDVETGIGAWSFSAFQRAMREGISRDGHRLYPAFPYTAFARIDDADLTAIYAYLMSQPAVRAATPPADLKFPFGVRPLMAGWNALFHEATPYRADAAQSAEWNRGAYLVQGLGHCGACHTPRNALGAERTGNAFLSGAMVDGWEAPALTALSKAPVPWSAEALYQYLRTGHSAEHGTAGGPMGPVVAELQSLPDEDIRAMARYLSSFNGAPADAPSLARQAVLAAAASAPPPGAAQRMFDSACAACHHDGAGPKLLGANVPLALNSNLHSDSPDNLLRAILEGVRQPPTAAVGFMPAFGDVLDDRQIADLAGYMRARFAPGRRAWEGVEASVGRLRGGEFCCCSGGFSLAEGGAGAARPRPRSLSLLRQRK, from the coding sequence ATGACCCTGCGCGCCCAGACGCCGCAGACCCGGGCCGACTTCCACCGCGCCCAGGGCGTGCTGCTGGTGGTGCGCCATCCGCCCGCGCCGCCGCTGCCCGCCCGGGGCCAGCCGGCGGCGGTGGCGGGCAACCCCGCCGAAGGCGTGGAGATCCTGCTCGCCGTCTGGGACGACGGCAGCGCCACCGCGCTCAACGGCCATGTGGACCTGGGCACCGGCATCCGCACCGCGCTGGGCCAGATCGCCGCCGAGGAACTCGACCTGTCGCTGGACCGCCTGCACATGGTGCTGGGCGACACCACCCGGGCGCCCAACCAGGGCGCCACCATCGCCAGCGGCTCGATCCAGAACCATGCGCAGCCGCTGCGGCTGGCGGCGGCGCAGGCGCGCGGCTGGCTGGTCGCCAGGGCCGCCGCCCGGCTCGGCGTGGCGGCCGAACGGCTGGCCACGCGGGATGGCTGGGTGTTCGTGTCGGCCGATCCGGCCCGTCGCGTCGCTTATGGCGACCTGGTCGAAGGCCATACGGAGCTGCTGCTCGATCCGGCCACGCCGCTCAAGGCGGCCGCCGACTACCGCCTCGTCGGCACGCCCCAGCCCCGCGTGGACATCCCCGCCAAGGCCACCGGCGAACTCGTCTTCGTGCACGACATGCGCCTGCCCGGCATGCTGCACGGCCGGGTGGTGCGGCCGCCCTATGCCGGCGCCGACCATGGCGACTTCATCGGCAACACGCTGGAAGCGGTGGACGAAAGCTCCATCGCCCACATCCCCGGCATTCGCGCGGTGGTGGTGATACGCGACTTCGTCGGCATCGTCGCCGAGCGCGAGGAGCAGGCCGAGCAGGCCATGGGTGAACTGCGGGTGCGATGGAAATCCTGGCCCGGCCTGCCGGACCTGTCGGACATCGCCCATGCCCTGCGCACCAACAGCGCCACCCACCGGCCGCTGGTGGAAGAGGGCGATGTGGACGGGGCGCTGCAAGGCATGGCCACCCCCATGCCGCGCACCTATGTCTGGCCCTACCAGCTGCATGCCTCCATCGGCCCCTCCTGCGCGGTGGCCGACTGGGCCGACGGCCGCCTGAAGGTCTGGGCCGGCACGCAGAACCCGCATGTGCTGCGCGCCGACCTGGCGCGGCTGACCGGCCTGGCCGATATCGACATCGACCTGGTGCGCATGGAAGCCGCCGGCTGCTACGGCCGCAACTGCGCCGACGACGTGGCCGCCGATGCCGCGCTGCTGGCCCGTGCCGTGGGCGCGCCGGTGCGGGTGCAGCTGAGCCGCGAGCAGGAGCACCTCTGGGAGCCCAAGGGCGCGGCGCAGCTGATGGAGATCCGCGGCGGGCTCGATGCCGACGGCTCGGTGGCGGCCTACGACTTCTGCAGCAGCTATCCCTCCAACGGCGCGCCCACCCTGGCCCTGCTGCTGACACGCAGCATCGAGCCCCTGGCCCAGGCCTACGAGATGGGCGACCGCACCGCGCGCCCGCCATACGCCTATCGCAACCTGCGGGTCGGGGTGAACGACATGCCGCTCATCGTGCGGGCCTCCTGGCTGCGTGGCGTGTCGGCCCTGCCCAGCTCCTTCGCGCACGAAAGTTATATCGACGAACTGGCCACGGCGGCCGGCGCCGACCCGGTGGAATTCCGGCTGCGCCACCTGCCCGATGCGAGGGCCGCCGAACTCGTCGCCGCCACCGCCGCCAAGGCCGGCTGGCTGGCGCACACCGCACCACGGCAGCAGCCCGCCGAGGGTGAATGGCTGCGCGGCCAGGGCTTCGCCTATGCCCGCTACAACCACAGCAAATGGCCGGGCTTCGGCGCGGCCTGGGCGGCCTGGGTGGCGGATGTGGAAGTCAACCGCCGCACCGGCGAGGTCCATGTGCGGCGGGTGGTGGTGGGCCACGACGCCGGTCTGCTGGTGAACCCGGCGGGCGTGGACCATCAAATCCACGGCAATGTGCTGCAGACCATGAGCCGCTCGCTCAAGGAAAGAGTCGATTTCGCACCGGGCGGTTCAGCGGCCCCGGGCGTGCCGCTGAACCGGGAGTGGGGCAGCTATCCGATCCTGAATTTCCGCGAAGTGCCGGTGATCGAGGTGCTGCACATGCCGCGCCCGGGGGAGGCGCCGCTGGGCGTGGGTGAATCGTCCTCGGTGCCGGGCACGGCGGCCATCGCCAATGCGATCTTCGATGCGACCGGCCTGCGTTTTCGTGCGCCGCCCTTCACGCCGGAGACGGTGCGGGCGGCGCTGGCGCAGCAGCCGCTGTTCGGCGATGCCGCCGCGCCCGAAGAGCCTGCCGGGCCGCCGGTGCGCACCCTGCCGGTGGATGCGCCCTGGCCGCGTCGCCGCTCGCTGTGGGCCGGCATCGGCGCCCTGGCGGCCGGCGCCTTCGGGCTGGGCGCGGGCCTGCTGGGCATGCCGCCGGCGATCGCGCCGGTGGCCTTGCCGGCGGGCGGCTGGTCGGCCGTCTATTCCCCGGCCACGGTGAAGCGCGGGCGCCAGCTCGCCGCGGCGGGCGATTGCGCGGTCTGCCACACCGTGCCGGGCGGCGTGGCCAACACCGGCGGCCGGGCCATGGAAACACCCTTCGGCCGCATCTACACCACCAACCTCACGCCGGATGTGGAGACCGGCATCGGCGCCTGGTCCTTCAGCGCCTTCCAGCGGGCGATGCGCGAAGGCATCTCGCGCGACGGCCACCGGCTGTACCCGGCCTTCCCCTACACCGCCTTCGCCAGGATCGACGACGCGGACCTGACCGCGATCTACGCCTACCTGATGAGCCAGCCCGCCGTGCGGGCCGCCACGCCGCCAGCGGACCTGAAGTTCCCGTTCGGCGTGCGGCCCCTGATGGCCGGCTGGAACGCCCTGTTCCACGAGGCCACGCCCTACCGCGCCGACGCCGCGCAATCGGCCGAATGGAACCGCGGCGCCTACCTGGTGCAGGGCCTGGGGCATTGCGGCGCCTGCCATACGCCGCGCAATGCGCTCGGCGCGGAGCGGACGGGCAACGCCTTCCTCTCCGGCGCCATGGTGGATGGCTGGGAAGCCCCGGCGCTGACGGCGCTGTCGAAGGCGCCTGTGCCCTGGAGCGCCGAGGCGCTCTACCAGTACCTGCGCACCGGGCACAGCGCCGAACATGGCACGGCCGGGGGGCCGATGGGGCCGGTGGTGGCTGAGCTGCAAAGCCTGCCGGACGAGGACATCCGCGCGATGGCGCGCTACCTGTCCTCCTTCAACGGCGCGCCGGCCGATGCACCCTCGCTGGCACGCCAGGCGGTGCTGGCCGCGGCGGCGTCGGCTCCGCCGCCGGGCGCGGCGCAACGCATGTTCGACTCGGCCTGCGCGGCCTGCCATCACGACGGTGCCGGGCCGAAGCTGCTGGGTGCCAACGTGCCGCTGGCGCTCAACAGCAATCTGCACAGCGATTCGCCCGACAACCTGCTGCGGGCCATCCTAGAAGGTGTGCGGCAGCCGCCTACGGCCGCCGTCGGTTTCATGCCTGCGTTCGGCGACGTTCTGGACGATCGGCAGATCGCCGATCTGGCGGGGTATATGCGGGCGCGGTTTGCGCCGGGGCGGAGGGCCTGGGAAGGGGTGGAGGCTTCGGTTGGCAGGCTTCGGGGGGGTGAGTTTTGCTGTTGCTCAGGGGGGTTCTCCTTGGCGGAGGGCGGAGCTGGGGCTGCGCGCCCCAGACCGCGCTCACTTTCTTTGCTTCGCCAAAGAAAGTAA
- a CDS encoding FAD-dependent monooxygenase has product MQSKTRIAIIGAGLGGAAAASLMHQAGLDVRLYERASHFERIGAGIHVGPNVMKVMRRMGIEDALNRQGAHPDYWYSRDGMTAEIMSQIPLGDFAVKHYGASYLTVHRGDLHALMMQSIPSEIVSWSKQLEQVEDRGDAVVLRFADGSVEEADIVIGGDGINSKLRETLLGAEPPKDTGYVGHRSVFPTSRIKNFSHDMCCKWWSGDRHMMVYFVTGRQDEIYYVTGVPDAPWDMSRSWVPSSQEEMREAFAGWHPAVQALIEAGDTVTKWPLLERDPLPLWSRGRLVLLGDACHPMKPHMAQGAAMAIEDAAMLTRCLCLTGADQYSAAFAMYEANRSERAGRVQLVSHNNTWLRTQEDPAWCFGYDVFEAALV; this is encoded by the coding sequence ATGCAGAGCAAGACCAGAATCGCCATCATCGGTGCCGGCCTGGGCGGCGCGGCCGCCGCCAGCCTGATGCACCAGGCGGGCTTAGACGTGCGGCTGTACGAGCGGGCCAGCCACTTCGAGCGCATCGGCGCCGGCATCCATGTGGGCCCGAACGTGATGAAGGTGATGCGCCGCATGGGCATCGAGGACGCGCTCAACCGCCAGGGCGCGCATCCCGACTACTGGTACAGCCGCGACGGCATGACGGCCGAGATCATGTCGCAGATCCCCCTGGGCGATTTCGCGGTGAAGCACTACGGCGCGAGCTACCTCACGGTGCACCGCGGCGACCTGCATGCGCTGATGATGCAGAGCATCCCGTCGGAGATCGTCTCCTGGTCGAAGCAGCTGGAGCAGGTGGAGGACCGCGGAGACGCGGTCGTGCTGCGTTTTGCCGACGGCAGCGTGGAGGAGGCCGACATCGTGATCGGCGGCGACGGCATCAACTCGAAGCTGCGCGAGACCCTGCTGGGCGCCGAGCCGCCCAAGGACACCGGCTACGTGGGGCACCGCTCGGTCTTTCCCACTTCACGCATCAAGAACTTCAGCCACGACATGTGCTGCAAGTGGTGGTCGGGGGACCGGCACATGATGGTGTATTTCGTGACCGGGCGGCAGGACGAGATCTACTACGTGACCGGCGTGCCCGATGCGCCCTGGGACATGAGCCGCAGCTGGGTGCCCAGCAGCCAGGAGGAGATGCGCGAGGCCTTTGCCGGCTGGCATCCTGCGGTGCAGGCCCTGATCGAGGCGGGGGACACGGTCACCAAGTGGCCCTTGCTGGAGCGCGATCCGCTGCCTCTGTGGAGCCGGGGGCGGCTGGTGCTGCTGGGGGATGCCTGCCATCCGATGAAGCCGCATATGGCGCAGGGCGCTGCGATGGCGATCGAGGATGCCGCGATGTTGACTCGCTGTCTTTGCCTGACGGGGGCGGATCAGTATTCGGCTGCGTTTGCCATGTACGAGGCCAATCGCAGCGAGCGGGCCGGGCGGGTGCAGCTGGTGTCGCACAACAATACCTG
- a CDS encoding (2Fe-2S)-binding protein — MPGFALTVNGAAVRVEAGRHASLLQVLRSDLALNGPKYGCGLGQCGACTVLVDGVAARACVIPAMGVQGRSITTLEGLGSREAPHPVQQAFIEEQAAQCGYCLNGMVMATAALLAREPEPSEARMRDELSGNLCRCGTHVEILRAVRRAVVLMQNPNRATKA; from the coding sequence ATGCCCGGCTTCGCCCTGACCGTCAACGGCGCCGCGGTCCGGGTCGAGGCCGGCCGCCATGCCAGCCTGCTGCAGGTGCTGCGCAGCGACCTGGCGCTCAACGGGCCCAAGTACGGCTGCGGGCTGGGCCAGTGCGGCGCCTGCACCGTGCTGGTCGATGGGGTGGCGGCGCGGGCCTGCGTGATCCCGGCCATGGGTGTGCAGGGCCGCAGCATCACCACGCTGGAGGGCCTGGGCAGCCGCGAGGCGCCGCATCCGGTGCAGCAGGCCTTCATCGAGGAGCAGGCCGCGCAATGCGGCTACTGCCTCAACGGCATGGTGATGGCCACGGCCGCCCTGCTGGCGCGCGAGCCCGAGCCGAGCGAGGCCCGCATGCGCGACGAACTCTCCGGCAACCTCTGCCGTTGCGGCACCCATGTGGAGATCCTGCGGGCGGTGCGGCGGGCGGTGGTGCTGATGCAGAACCCGAACCGGGCCACCAAGGCATGA
- a CDS encoding ABC transporter ATP-binding protein, which translates to MAAAETLLEARGLQAWYGAAQILYDVDLQVGRGEVVALMGRNGAGKSTTLKALMGMLAKRRGQITFRGEDISSAEPHRAARLGLGFVPEDRRVFTDLTVVENLEVGRQPPRSWRDGTPAPLWTPERLFRLFPNLGEMPQRPGGRMSGGEQQMLTVARTLMGNPFLVLLDEPSEGVAPVIVEQMAQMILELKSQGVSILLSEQNMHFAALVSDRAYVLEKGQIRFQGSMAALEADEEVRRAYLSV; encoded by the coding sequence ATGGCCGCCGCCGAGACCCTGCTCGAAGCCCGCGGCCTGCAGGCCTGGTACGGCGCGGCGCAGATCCTCTACGACGTGGACCTGCAGGTGGGCCGTGGCGAGGTGGTGGCGCTGATGGGCCGCAACGGCGCGGGCAAGTCCACCACACTCAAGGCGCTGATGGGCATGCTGGCCAAGCGGCGTGGGCAGATCACGTTCAGGGGCGAGGACATCTCCAGCGCCGAGCCGCATCGCGCGGCCCGGCTGGGCCTGGGTTTCGTGCCGGAGGACCGGCGGGTGTTCACCGACCTCACCGTGGTCGAGAACCTGGAAGTCGGCCGCCAGCCGCCACGTTCCTGGCGCGACGGCACACCCGCGCCGCTGTGGACGCCCGAGCGCCTGTTCCGGCTCTTTCCCAATCTCGGCGAGATGCCTCAGCGCCCCGGCGGCCGCATGAGCGGCGGCGAGCAGCAGATGCTGACGGTGGCCCGCACGCTGATGGGCAACCCCTTCCTGGTGCTGCTGGACGAGCCCTCCGAAGGCGTCGCGCCGGTGATCGTGGAGCAGATGGCGCAGATGATCCTGGAGCTGAAGAGCCAGGGCGTGAGCATCCTGCTGTCAGAGCAGAACATGCATTTCGCGGCACTGGTGTCCGATCGGGCCTATGTGCTGGAGAAGGGCCAGATCCGCTTCCAGGGCAGCATGGCCGCGCTCGAAGCGGACGAGGAGGTGCGGCGCGCCTACCTCAGCGTATGA
- the pncA gene encoding bifunctional nicotinamidase/pyrazinamidase — protein sequence MSHVPRRALLKSAAALAAGGALGLPAFAAAPVKPGTAALIVVDVQNCFLEGGTLAVKGGNEVIPVINKIAPAFENIVLTQDWHTAGHASFASAHPGTKPFETTKLSYGQQVLWPDHCVQGTEDAALGKDLKLPTAQLIIRKGFHKDMDSYSAFEEADHKTPTGLAGYLKARGIKTVFVTGLATDFCVAWTAMDARKNGFEVYVVEDATRGIDLNGSVAAAWKQMAAKGVKRIQSSDIAV from the coding sequence ATGTCGCATGTGCCCCGCAGAGCCCTCCTGAAATCCGCCGCCGCGCTCGCCGCCGGTGGCGCCCTCGGCCTCCCGGCCTTCGCCGCCGCGCCGGTCAAGCCCGGCACGGCCGCGCTGATCGTGGTCGATGTGCAGAACTGCTTCCTCGAAGGCGGCACGCTGGCCGTCAAGGGCGGCAACGAGGTCATCCCGGTCATCAACAAGATCGCACCGGCCTTCGAGAACATCGTGCTGACGCAGGACTGGCACACCGCCGGCCATGCATCGTTCGCCAGCGCGCATCCGGGCACCAAGCCCTTCGAGACCACCAAGCTGAGCTACGGCCAGCAGGTGCTCTGGCCCGACCACTGCGTGCAGGGCACCGAGGATGCGGCGCTGGGCAAGGACCTGAAGCTGCCGACGGCCCAGCTCATCATCCGCAAGGGTTTCCACAAGGACATGGACAGCTATTCCGCATTCGAGGAAGCCGACCACAAGACGCCCACCGGCCTGGCCGGCTACCTGAAGGCGCGTGGCATCAAGACGGTGTTCGTCACCGGCCTGGCGACCGATTTCTGCGTGGCCTGGACCGCCATGGATGCCCGCAAGAACGGCTTCGAGGTCTATGTGGTGGAGGATGCGACGCGCGGCATCGACCTCAACGGCTCGGTCGCCGCCGCCTGGAAGCAGATGGCGGCCAAGGGCGTCAAGCGCATCCAGTCCTCGGACATCGCCGTCTAG